The region GGGAAAAGGTTGTGTGGCTTACACGGCTGGCCAGGGCAGAGGACCAGAAGGAACGAGACACAATCGAAAGAGAAATGGCTTCTGAAGGGCTGCGGTGGATTCTGGACGAACTTCATGGCAAGTCCAAGGATGACCAAAAGAAGCCAAAGATGGAAATCAAGATGGACATCGACTCTGGTGCCTTTGCCGACGGGAAAGCCCCAAAGCAGGAAAAGCCTGATGGTCAGTTGGTCGGCGGTCTTCAGCCCAAGAAACTGATCAACCTGGAAAATCTCGTGTTCGACCAAGGCAATCATCTCAACACCAATCCCAAGGTCAGGCTACCGGAAGGTACCACAAAAAGAACCTTCAAGGGCTACGAAGAAATTCATGTGCCTCCACCCAAGAAGCGTAACGATCCTAGCGATGTGAACATCCCTATTTCGGAGATGCCAGAGTGGGCTCAACCTCCTTTCAGCACAACCAAGTCTCTCAACAAGATTCAGTCAAAGTGCTTCCCTACTGCGTTTCATGACGACGGCAACATGCTGGTCTGCGCCCCGACAGGTTCCGGCAAGACCAACGTGTCTATGCTCACCATTCTCAGAGAGATTGGCAAGAACAGGAACGAGAGGGGTGAGATTGACCTCGACGCATTCAAGATTGTCTACATTGCCCCCCTGAAGGCTCTTGTACAGGAGCAGGTCGGCAATTTTGGCAAGCGTCTGGAGTCGTATGGTATCAAGGTCTCGGAATTGACTGGTGACCGGCAGCTCACCAAGCAGCAAATCTCTGAGACCCAGATCATTGTCACGACACCTGAGAAGTGGGATGTCATCACCAGAAAGGCCACTGATATCTCCTACACAAATCTGGTTCGGCTGATCATTATCGACGAAATCCATCTTCTACATGATGATCGTGGCCCGGTTTTGGAGAGCATTGTGAGCAGGACGATTCGCAAGACCGAACAAACCGGTGAACCAGTCCGTATTGTTGGTCTCTCTGCTACTTTGCCGAACTACAAAGATGTTGCAAGCTTCCTGCGTGTTGATATGGCCAAGGGCTTGTTCCATTTTGATGGTTCATTCCGTCCCTGCCCGTTGCGCCAAGAATTCATTGGCATCACCGAGAGGAAAGCCATCAAGCAACTCAAGACCATGAACGATATTACCTACACCAAGGTGATCGAGCATGTCGGCACTCACCGCAACCAAATGCTGATTTTTGTTCATTCGAGAAAAGAAACGGCAAAGACGGCCAAGTACATTCGCGACAAGGCTTTGGAGATGGATACCATCAACCAGATCCTCAAGCACGATGCCGGTACTCGTGAGGTGCTTAATGAAGCAGCGAATGCAGTCAACAATACGGATCTCAAGGACATCTTGCCCTACGGTTTTGGTATCCATCACGCTGGTATGAGCCGAGCTGATCGCACTGATGTGGAGGATCTTTTCTCTAGCGGCCATATTCAGGTGCTTGTCTGCACGGCCACCCTCGCTTGGGGTGTCAACTTGCCTGCTCACACAGTCATTATCAAGGGTACTCAAGTGTATTCTCCAGAAAAGGGTAGCTGGGTTGAATTGAGCCCTCAGGATGTCCTGCAGATGCTTGGTCGTGCCGGTCGCCCACAGTTCGACACATACGGTGaaggcatcatcatcaccactcaGGGAGAAATGACGTACTATCTTTCGCTTCTCAACCAGCAGCTGCCTATTGAAAGTCAGTTTGCAAGCAAGCTGGTAGACAATCTCAACGCCGAAATCGTCCTGGGCAATGTTCGCAGCCGCGATGAAGGTGTGGAGTGGCTCGGCTACACCTATCTCTTCGTTCGCATGCTCCGGTCGCCCGGTCTCTACAGTGTCGGCGCAGAGtacgaggatgatgaggcaTTGGAGCAGAAACGTGTCGATCTAATACACTCGGCCGCTACTGTGCTCAAGAAGTCGAACTTGATCAAATACGATGAAAAGACCGGCAAGCTCCAGTCTACCGAGCTTGGTCGTATCGCCTCTCATTACTACATCACAAACTCGTCCATGGACACCTACAACAAGCTGATCCAGCCGGCGATGAATGATGTGGAGCTCTTCCGTGTCTTTGCACAGAGTGGCGAGTTCAAGTACATTCCGGTTCGTCAAGAAGAAAAGCTTGAACTGGCCAAGCTGCTTGCTCGTGTGCCCATTCCCGTCAAGGAGAGCATCGAGGAGCCAACTGCCAAGATCAATGTTCTGCTTCAGGCCTACATTTCTCGCCTGCGACTGGATGGCCTTGCCCTGATGGCCGACATGGTCTATGTCACTCAGTCTGCTGGCCGCATCCTTCGTGCCATCTTCGAAATCACCCTCAAGAAGGGATGGGCTTCAGTTGCCAAGTTGGCTCTGAACCTGTGCAAAATGGCCGAGAAGAGAATGTGGCCGACTATGTCTCCTCTCAGACAGTTCCCCAGCTGCCCAGGCGAAATCGTCAGAAAGGCTGAGCGGATAGAGGTGCCTTTCAGCAGTTATCTGGACCTTGATCCCCCTCGCATGGGCGAGTTGCTCGGCATGCCCAAGGCTGGAAAGACTGTTTGCGCGCTTGTGGCCAAGTTTCCTCGCGTCGAAGTTCAGGCCAACGTCCAGCCCATGACTCGCTCCATGCTCCGGGTCGAGTTGACCATCACGCCCAACTTTGAGTGGGATGTTGACGTTCATGGGTTGTCTGAAAGCTTCTGGATCATGGTAGAAGACTGCGATGGTGAAGACATTCTCTTCCATGACCAGTTCATCCTCCGCAAGGACTATGCCGAGTCTGATGCGAATGAACACATTGTAGAGTTCACTGTGCCCATCACTGAGCCAATGCCGCCCAATTACTTCATCTCGGTGATTTCGGACCGCTGGATGCACTCCGAGACTCGACTGCCAGTATCATTCCAGCAGCTGATCCTGCCAGAGAGGTTCCCACCACACACTGAGCTTCTTGATTTGCAGCCTCTGCCGGTTACTGCCCTGAAGGCCAAGGACTATGCCGCTCTCTACCCTGACTTGACCCAGTTCAACAAGATCCAAACGCAAACATTCAACTCGCTCTACGGCACCGACAACAATGTCCTTGTGGCCGCTCCCACGAGCAGCGGCAAGACCGTCTGTGCCGAGTTTGCCTTGCTTCGCCACTGGAACAAGCAGGAGTCTGGACGCGCAGTGTACATTGCCCCGTTCCAGGAGTTGGTGGACCTGCGCTATCAAGATTGGCAGAAGAAGTTTGCCAATCTCCGGGGGGGCAAGGATATTGTCAAGCTGACTGGAGAGACGACTGCTGATCTGAAGCTCCTCGAGCAAGGTGACTTGATTCTGGCGACGCCTCTTCAGTGGGATGTCTTGTCCAGACAATGGAAGCGCAGAAAGAACGTCCAGACTGTGGAGCTCTTCATTGCCGATGAGCTGCACATGCTTGGTGGGCAGATGGGATACATCTACGAGATTATCGTGTCCCGCATGCACTACATCCGCACCCAGACTGAGCTCCCGGTCAGAATCGTTGGTCTCAGCGTTTCCCTTGCCAACGCTCGCGATGTGGGAGAGTGGATTGACGCCAAGAAGCATGATATCTACAACTTTAGCCCTCATGTCAGGCCCGTTCCTCTGGAGCTTCACATTCAGTCATACACCATTCCTCATTTCCCATCCCTGATGCTGGCGATGGCTAAGCCAGCATATCTGGCTGTGACTCAGATGTCGCCTGATCAGCCGGCTCTCATTTTTGTGCCCAGCCGCAAGCAAACTAGAGCCACAGCAAGGGACATCCTCACTGCCACATTggcagatgatgatgaag is a window of Podospora pseudopauciseta strain CBS 411.78 chromosome 1, whole genome shotgun sequence DNA encoding:
- the brr2 gene encoding Pre-mRNA-splicing helicase BRR2 (COG:A; EggNog:ENOG503NVEF); the encoded protein is MSDYQRDVSQYKYSAMSNLVLQADRRFVTRRTDEATGDPESLAGRLSIKDMGARVGRDAAPKTKKTSAMPNVERGDVQEGADILQHLKDKKKKKGKTETRGGGILASTDMIEGIIYRPRTQPTRNAFNLILTIVAEHLGDLPHDTVRSAADAVLEFLKDDDLKDFDKKKEIDGILGESMDPKQFNELVNLGKKITDYDAQDDEDEEMGDARPDADDEIDGRQGVAVNFENDEDEDGMVDVVRDESSSEDEEEDIDDEDRPELQEVAEGGEAGIDRDEEEVGWVDGETMVIDVAPNGKDKSEEKNFVPARDIDAYWLQRQIGRLYPDAHVQHDKTSLALKILSGEPDEPGGEERQLRDIENDLMELFDYEHHEIVHKLIENREKVVWLTRLARAEDQKERDTIEREMASEGLRWILDELHGKSKDDQKKPKMEIKMDIDSGAFADGKAPKQEKPDGQLVGGLQPKKLINLENLVFDQGNHLNTNPKVRLPEGTTKRTFKGYEEIHVPPPKKRNDPSDVNIPISEMPEWAQPPFSTTKSLNKIQSKCFPTAFHDDGNMLVCAPTGSGKTNVSMLTILREIGKNRNERGEIDLDAFKIVYIAPLKALVQEQVGNFGKRLESYGIKVSELTGDRQLTKQQISETQIIVTTPEKWDVITRKATDISYTNLVRLIIIDEIHLLHDDRGPVLESIVSRTIRKTEQTGEPVRIVGLSATLPNYKDVASFLRVDMAKGLFHFDGSFRPCPLRQEFIGITERKAIKQLKTMNDITYTKVIEHVGTHRNQMLIFVHSRKETAKTAKYIRDKALEMDTINQILKHDAGTREVLNEAANAVNNTDLKDILPYGFGIHHAGMSRADRTDVEDLFSSGHIQVLVCTATLAWGVNLPAHTVIIKGTQVYSPEKGSWVELSPQDVLQMLGRAGRPQFDTYGEGIIITTQGEMTYYLSLLNQQLPIESQFASKLVDNLNAEIVLGNVRSRDEGVEWLGYTYLFVRMLRSPGLYSVGAEYEDDEALEQKRVDLIHSAATVLKKSNLIKYDEKTGKLQSTELGRIASHYYITNSSMDTYNKLIQPAMNDVELFRVFAQSGEFKYIPVRQEEKLELAKLLARVPIPVKESIEEPTAKINVLLQAYISRLRLDGLALMADMVYVTQSAGRILRAIFEITLKKGWASVAKLALNLCKMAEKRMWPTMSPLRQFPSCPGEIVRKAERIEVPFSSYLDLDPPRMGELLGMPKAGKTVCALVAKFPRVEVQANVQPMTRSMLRVELTITPNFEWDVDVHGLSESFWIMVEDCDGEDILFHDQFILRKDYAESDANEHIVEFTVPITEPMPPNYFISVISDRWMHSETRLPVSFQQLILPERFPPHTELLDLQPLPVTALKAKDYAALYPDLTQFNKIQTQTFNSLYGTDNNVLVAAPTSSGKTVCAEFALLRHWNKQESGRAVYIAPFQELVDLRYQDWQKKFANLRGGKDIVKLTGETTADLKLLEQGDLILATPLQWDVLSRQWKRRKNVQTVELFIADELHMLGGQMGYIYEIIVSRMHYIRTQTELPVRIVGLSVSLANARDVGEWIDAKKHDIYNFSPHVRPVPLELHIQSYTIPHFPSLMLAMAKPAYLAVTQMSPDQPALIFVPSRKQTRATARDILTATLADDDEDRFLNVEVEQIQKLLERVQEPALAEALSHGVGYYHEALSQSDKRIVMHLYKNNAIQVLIASRDVCWELDCTAHLVIVMGTQYFEGREHRYVDYPLSEVLQMFGKASQSSRDGRGRGVLMVPAVKREYYKKFLNEALPVESHLHNFLQDAFVTEISTRMIESGEDAINWATFTYFYRRLLANPSYYSLTDPTHEGLSQYLSDMVEATLKELSESKIVDFDEDEGTVAPQNAAMIAAYYNISYITMQTFLLSLTAKTKLKGILEIVTSATEFESIQIRRHEEAILRRIYDSVPVKMAEPAFDSPHFKAFVLVQAHFSRMNLPIDLAKDQEVILTKIVSLLNAIVDILSSDGRLNAMNAMEMSQMVVQAMWDRDSPLKQIPNFTTETVKVANKYDIQDIFDFMSKMDPDENPDYNSLIKDLGFTQAQLAQAANFTNSKYPEISLEVEVEDKDEIRAGEPAYLKIAIEREIDEDEGYDPTVHAPFYPGKKTESWWLVVGEEKTKELLAIKRITVGRKLNVRLEFTVPTAGHHALKLFFMSDSYMGVDQEPSFSAEVAEGMDVDEEEDDEAEDDE